TATATTATGCCGTGGTTTCATTACTCGGGCCAGTGGTCTCGAGTACGAGATACTAAAACCGTACCGCATCGACCGCAGGACCGCCTCGGAGTTCAGCCGGCAGCGGAAATACCTTCGCTCCTTCGTGTATCTTCATAAATGTGGAATATGCGGGCGGCACTCGCATACGGTGCTGAGGTCCTCGAGAGCCGCAAAAGCTGGGGAAGCTGGGATGAGTTATTCAATTAAGAAGCCCAACCGTACGTCCGTTGTCcttgagagagacagagagatggGAGGGGAGGGGGCGGAGGCTGGCAAATGACTACAGGAGTGGAGCACCGCCGGGTGGGAGTAGCGAGGTCGTGCTTTGGCGGTGGGCGATGATAAGATGCTAATACGCCAGACGTCAGTTTTCAGCGCAACAAACCTTAAGTGCTTGGTTTATGGTTTTCATAATTCGTCGGATGAAACCAATAGCAGCTAAGGAACAATACCGTAAACAGTACAGtggctggccaccggattTGCACGGCAGATAATTACTCCCCCCGGGCAAATGAGGTCCTTTCGAGGACCGTCGAGTACGCGCGCTGTGCGATTGTTCGGATTATGTTTTGCCTCACGCTTCAGTGCACCGTGACAGGACTTATGGTGGGCCAAGTTTAATGCCTTAAATTCAAACTCAAACGACCCTGGGTGATCGAGCGAATATGCGGTATGCGAGCTAATCAGTGATAACACGCGGAGCGCAAGAATACAGGATCAAGAATTGGCGGACATCAGCAGTCTTGGTCAGCTGAGCCGTAACGGCGAAGTGGTACGTGAAACCCGAGCTCATCTCAAGAAGGAAAGGACGGAAGAAACTGAGCCCGGAGCTGAGACGTCTGTTTTGGGAGCCGAGGAATGATAATGCCATATAAACTACGCTAAGAACGGAACATGGCGAGTGTGACTGGTGCTCAAAGTAAATTGACAGGTGAACCGAGTTGCGGACAACCTAGCGGAAAAGTTTTAAAGAATTATTGGGAAAGTGATTCGCACGAACTGTTGGCCGGTGTCGACAAGTCACATTCCTCTAGTATTCCTGTAGCATTCCTGTAAGTTGACCCCGGCCCCAGCCAGGAACGAAGTGGACAGGATAAACTTTCCTCCCGCAACTATACTAACTCTTATAAATTATGTAATTGCAATCGATGATGTGCTCGGCTCCGGCCAAGACAGtgataaatgaaaacaatgatcCCGCGACGCCCCAGAATCCTGGGCGCGGACGAGGCAgcccggcgatggtggcggGGGCgagcccaaaacaaaaaatggcccaaacgGGAGCAATCAATCACATCCTGCACGCTGTGCCCGGGCCAGACAAGTGCTTCAATTCATCATAGGATCATGATTACCCTCTTCAGATGCTGGCCACGATGTTGTTTAtgcagccggccgccgccagcataAAGATGGTGTGTCGGGAGCCAATCGTTTCCAAGTAAGTGCGCATCAGCCGTAGTCGATGGCCGGATGTTGGCTTtgctggcgatgaaaaatgtttggcCAATGTCGCGGCCGGCTCTCGGAGTGGCAGCGCCGCGGCTAAGGTGTTCCAAGGCGTCCACGATTTGAATGGCTACCGATTGTATGCTGCCACCCGCTCCCCCCGGCCAGGCTCGCTGACTCGGGCCGTACGCGTTTCATTGTGAAGACGGCGTGGCCGGGAAGACGAATTGATTGCTTCCGCCTGATCTCATCCGGGCTGTTGCGATCGGAAATCTGTTCCCTTTCGGCGCCATTGTCGTAAATCATCGCGAACCGACCGGAAGACAGTCGGCGTGTGACAGTGTAAGACACTGCTGCAAGGAgcgccgaaagcgaaagcgagagCGAGGCAATCTTATTCtgtatttcttttctcttctgGTCCCTCCCGGATATATCCGGATCCGGGTGACAGCTGGAACCCCGGAATCCCAGCTGTGCGGCGTCCACTTGTGCCCAGTGGGAGGATGGGGTGGGGCGTGTCCACCCCGATTGCGACTTCTGGGCGAACTCTCTGAATCAGAAATGTGCGTGAtttgttctatttttcaaCGTCAATTCCGCTGAAAAGCGTCGTAAAAGCTCCGGGTTACCGGGTTCCCGGGATCCGTCGGACCGGGCACCGTTTGGGGCGACGAAAAATTGTCCTCGTCCGTCCCGTGAAAGGAAGGACAAAacgcccaccgccaccccaGGAAAAGCATGAGGCatgagaagcataaaaactaAATCCATTTGTTTCCGCATTTGGCACCCGGTAAGAAACACCGGACcccaccggaagctggccCCACCGCCAGTcggacggaaccggaatccgTTGGGCGTTGGCGTCGCCGTTGTCCCAGGCAGCATTTACTGTGCCAGGGGGCGTTTGCTCTGTGCCGCTTGCTGCATTTTTAATCTTTATTAGGGTGTACCGGTTTGATCCGAAGCGATGGCcgccacgaaaaaaaactttccaatTTACCTAACAGATtcttattgatttttttcatagCCGGAGCTCGGCTatgctggtgctgctactgctgatcATTTATCATGCATATGCTGCCTCCAGAGGGTACTCAGGGACCTCAACGGTTTGTGTGAAAACTTGAAGTGCCGTTGAAATATTTATACGCTCTATTTGGAAAGGGTTTTGGGCCGGCTTTCAGTGTCTTGAGCAGAACCGGCTTTAAGTAGGAAGCCACattatttctgttttgtcAAAAGAAGCGCCAAAATGCGCATTATGGTGGCCTAATGAACGGCCGCTTGCGTCGCGAATAATCAGACCACCCGATTGGTGGTGCAATTGATTGGAATCCTCTCGAAACCACGGTGCCCGGATTGCGGCTTAGACGATGCGAAGAAATTTGCCGACGAGCTGCAAATTGTGTTCCGCGCCCGAGCGTCAAGTCGCACGGCAAATCCGCAATCAGACGGGAAGCAGAAATAGTGGATCTGCGGTGGGTCTGCGGGTTCGCGTCGGCCAAATTTGCATCGGAATCAATAACGAAAGTGAGTGTGGCCGGCGTTCGGAGTGGTGCGGCTGCGAAGTGGCTTCCCGTTCGCGCAACCCGAGGCCCTAATTATTGCCATTCAACCGTGAAGTTGTGCAATTTTCGTGTCACACTCGTGTGCaagatccggatccggtgcgCTGCACACGCGAACTGTCGCCGACCGCCGTCGATGTGCGTCGAGCGAGCTTCGATAGACGAGTCTTTTCGGCGCCAAAACGTGGCGCCGGTGGCTGAGTTGCCGTCGAGGAtctggagcataatttatgctcataatcaaattttattcaaaataaatgcattCGGTGTTCTAATAGTTTATCGCCGATGGAACGCTGAACGGAACAGGCAGAGATACGTTTGCTCGCGGATTGGAATTATGTGACATGAAGTTGAGGTTTGTTAGCCCAAGTTACCCCACGGTAATCTGTGTGTTGTGCACGCACTGTGATTAAGTTGGGCAACGTTGCCACAATTCACATTAGGCAAGGGTTGGGTGAAAGAAGTTCACCCTTAATGGGccggaaaaataattttgcGTTTTTCCATCAGCGTAAAACCGGTGTTTTCATGTAAGTGGTGGGTTTCTCAAACTCACACTCCTTTGAACACTTTGAACACCAAGTTTTAGGCTCTAAATTGCAACAGGATCTCACCATACTAACTGTTGTCCTTCCGAGGCCGGCCAAGGCAGGCTCTACCTCCCTTTACCTTTACCTCCCTTTAGCCTGCCGGCCAAGGTAGGCTAAAGACAGATGATTATAAAGACATATGTAAGTAACACTTATTCGATTTATTTCTACGGTTCGAGCAATTGAGCATTGTGGCGATCGATACTAACaaatgggctgaaaagtctcgggCCTTAAGAAAGGGAACGGGAAACACGCTCTTTTGATATCAGCTAGTTCACGAAACATCACTtttcaatcattcaaaaaaatgttggggaattttttaatgttttctgctattcatttttcatcgctttttctACTTTTCATTTGGACGTCCAGTGCGTTCGGCATCATCGGAGTATCTACGGCCACCTTTGaagttttattgttgtttctgcgTAGCGTAGTCCTTATAAATCTTTGACATGCAGAGCTTCACTTCATAATATAATATGTTCGATAAATAACgagatttaattttttgtaacaTAAATGCAGCCATATTTATTAGTCACTTAATTTGAAAGGTACGTTCTTTCTCTTTTAAACGCATACAATTTCATACAAATCGAATGAACAAGTTTTGCGTGTTTATGTTCCCGTAGATTTAGGACCGTGTTACAGTCGCTTGAATCGCTGGAATTTCGTCCATAATAGGATCATTTCATGGGCAATGGCCAATAATGTCTCTAGCGAATGCGGATTGTTGCTCTttgttgccctttttggcggtTTTGATCATGTTTTTCGGATGTGTTACACAAGCGTCCTGTTGGTCGTCTATTAATTCATGTGGAGCAGAACGAATacaaccttttcttttcttcagaTCATTACGTAACATTTACCAAATAGGGTCTTTACTTGTATAAAACTCTTCATCCAACATTCTCACAGCGAAACTTTCATCCACAGCAATTATTTCATGaagtttttccacaaactctAAATGATTTCGGTGTTGTGGATGGCGAAGCCTTCCATCGTACTCCAAGCCTTCACCATTCTCTTAAAATCCTTAAAACACCACACACTGTTTGTTTTACTCTACCTTACCTTACCATCACCTTAAACATTTTGTATCAAATCATAGGTCTCAGTACATGTTTTACCCAGCTTACTTACTAATTGATATGACTGATATTTatacttttcaaaaataaattcccTTTATTTGTCGAACATTGTTGGATGAAGAATTTCCTGTGAATATGTTTTAGCTTGTGCTCACACTACATTGAACATCAAACCCTGACAGTTAGTTGATGATGCCGCTTCAGTGGCACAAGATTCTGCTTCACCAAGCCGGCAGCAATCACATTCCCTTTCTACGTTCGCACAATGTGTGACTCTCGGATGAAGGTTACTATACTGAACGTCATTGCCATTGAACGTCGAGGAGTACCTTCCACAGTTACGCGCATATTTTACCGTCGAACCAACAATTAGCATACGGCGTGGGGTGGCACTAAAAGTGTGGACGGACCTGTTGCTCGTCGCTCGCCGGGACAACGTTGAAGTCGTCCTTGTCGGCCCCGTAGGCAATTGTTCCGCCGCGCTGGTATGCCCAGGACATGTGGACGGAGTTGTGGGCGACGATCGGGTTGCCGGCCGTGTCCAGCCCCACCAGACCGGCGGTGCCCCCGAGCGCGCTGCTCATATCGTCCAGCAGGGTGTCGGCTACGAGCTGCACGGGGCTCCCGGTGAGCTGTGCCGTCCGCAGCACATCGTACGCCAGGCACACCTTCATGATGATGTCACCGTCGCCCGTTGCCGAAACACCGCCCATATGATTATCGGCGAACGATCCGGAACCAACGATCGGGGTATCGCCAACGCGCCCAACCCGCTTCCCGGTCGTGCCGCCGGTCGACGTAGCGACGGCAAGGTTACCGTACAGatccatcgccaccgccccgACCGTGCCTCCTTCCCCGAgacgttcggttcggtccgacTCCTTCCACCGGTCCAGGGCGTCCTGGGCGTACTGTGTCACCAGCTGACCCGGTGGCTCCAGAAAGCTGAAGCCCCGCTCGATGGCGAACGCTCGCAGACCGTCGCCGATGAGGAAGTTGTGCCCGGAGTGCTCCATGATGGCGCGCGCCAATCCAATCGGGTGCAGCAGGTCCTGGAGCCCGCTCAGGGCACCGGTCGCCCGGTTCGAGCCATCCATAATGCAGGCGTCCATCTCGACGTTCCCGTCAATGTTCAGGACCGAGCCGTAGCccgcgttaaagtagctgtCGGCCTCCATCACGCGTACCGCCTGCACGACGGCATCCAGCACCGAGCCGTTGCTGGCCAGCACCTGGTAGCCGACCCGGGCCGCCAGCGTGACGCCGCGTAGCTTCCCGGGAACGCGGTCGCTGCCCACTGTGCCGGCCCCGCCATGCACAATCACAATCGGGTCGACGCTGAAACACAACTAAACGGCATCGCCGTAGGACAGGCTGCGCTACAAGTGCGAGTAATTCCGGGCCAGTCTTACCTGCGCGTGGAGCAATAGACCGCACACTACCGCCAGCCACCTcacgccacacaccaccagcagcaccatcacgtAATGATCGCTTTGGGGCTCCcaacgacgcacgcacgcacgacagccgctcggcagcagcaactacTTTTAAATGAATAAACTACGCCGCACTGGCCGGCTGGTGATTGCGCCCTGAGATGCTGAGACTAGTGAGGAGGGGTGGTGCATCGGAGGCTGTTGTTGAGGCCCGTTTCTCGGCCAACAGATAACCAACACACAGATGGCCAGGCCACACAGCAGCGCATGCGAGCGTGTTCGTGttgcgtcgtcgttggcgtggCTATCTTATCCACGGGGCCCCGTCTCAGACCAAACGAAATCTTCGCATCGGTCGCTAGAGAAACACACTATGTTCAGGTCTtgtcaccgtcgccgtgaAGAGGGGGGTTTCAAGTGGTCGCCTTTATCAAGCGCAATACCTTCCGACGAGCCAACACCGTACACCttgattttttgttcctaTTCCATGGTCAGTGTGATCGTTTGATGTTCGTTCAATGGCGAACGCCATTTCGCCCAGGGTTCACTGTGCTAGGTACTAAAAATACATAACCTTGACTTGTGTGGGATGCGGGGCACTCCAGAAGCAACGCCGTTTTCCTTCTATTTCGATCGCAAAAATAATAACTTTTCATTGTTTGGCTGAAAAGTGCGGTTAACACGGGCCTCCCCTTTCCGATAGGTTCGATTCTACCAGGcggttcaataagttttgcgcttcgataagaaaaacacaacttgatggtttgaaatacacttaaTTATTAAGTATAAATAGTCTCACTGGACATAAATGCACTTGTTACAACGAGACTCTAATTTATGAACTCCAACCCTGACGTCTGGAATAGCTGCAAAATATGACTCCACAGCTCCACAGCTCCACAGTAGCACGCATGAATTAGTTGTAGGTCTGGAAGCAGATGGAAGTTGCTAGGGGCCAAACCTGGTGAAAACGGTGGCTGCTTCAATAATTCGAAGTTTAATACATGGATTAAaacattgtcaaaatgctcttgtgacagggtgcgttgtcccgaagaaaaaggattttttcttctgcaaatcgggtctttttcacgaatttttaGCTGttctaaaaggttacaataatattcagaatttatcGTTTTGCCAGTTAGCAAGAAATCCACAAAccaaattcctttcgcatcccaaaaaattAATGCTAACATCTTCTTGACCGATTTCTGGATACAAACTCGTTTAGGAGTCGAAGAAACAGGttcatggtgatagacccaagtctaATCCATATTGATTAGTCGACGCAAAAATCCAAAATCCTTTCGAAAAAACTCTaaatgttggccaaaaagATTAATtagaatgtgtttttcttccattatTAGCGAATTCTGAAACGCAATAGTTCAGGTGTTGTGCCTGTTTTTGGATATCGCTGGCCTTAATTCTATAACTCTAACGTACCAACTCCTTTGCGagtattttgaaaaaaacGCCCAGTTCGGTAGGATGGCGTGATTGACTTGTCAGACATTGCCCGACCCAAACAACAGTGGGCAGGATAGGTTGCATAAGTGCCGTGTTCTGTTTTGCAGTCTGATGTGAACCGCTTCAACCGATAGTCCaacgcaccaacaccacgtGGCGTTCAAGAATGGATGCACCACATTAGCTGCTCCGGTGTAACCCGGGGGTTTCGCCAAAGGATGAAGAATAATGGCACCACTCTGAAGCGAAGCGGAAGGCAAAAAGTTCGCTTGATAAGTCGTTAGAGTGGCATGATAAATGACCCCGACTCCGGTATCGGCGGGAAAACAGTCCAATCGATTACTTCCGCCGCCCGAAGCACGTGCCATTTCGATCTGTATTCGATACTGCCAAGgcgaagcagcagaaggaagAAGCCCTCCCGacctggcggccaccggagcacccCGGAAGCTGATCGTTCGGTGGCTGGTACTAGGCAGGAAATGATCGGCTGCCTGTGCGTTTGCATGATTGCCGCCCGGCCGACAATTTCGTtactttttccacaaattccGCGGCGCTCTTGAGTCGGTGGAGCAGGACCCGTTTCCCGTTGTTCTTTTGCCACCGGCGGGCTTCCGGCGCAATCCTGCACTCCAGATGCATGCTGCAGTCGGCCGAAGAAAGTGCGCTCGTCTCGTCCGTCAAGGGGCTCCTCGGCTGATGTGCCTGATTGCACCCGATTGCGGCCGCAGGCAAGATATTCAAATTGGACTCTCCGGATTCTTAACGCAGCGAGGTGAAACCGAGCAGAAACGCGGAGTGGCTCGGCCCGGCGAAGCCGTGTAGAGCCTTTGGCCGACTTTGTCGGCGTGCTGGTCAGGCGTGGGTCGAAACCCCGAAGGAAATGGCCTCAAATGGCTCCGGTTGCCGGTGCTTTGAACCTATTAtacccggccgcccggcagcaAAGGCCGGCCCTGAGCTGCCtgagaaaatattttgataaatttcaTCTTAATCCAGCAGCTGGCAGACCAGCAGCGGTCGGTCTCTCTTTTGCTCCCGGGAGCTCCGGCAGTCCTGGCAGCCATTTTACATGCGTCTTGCTAGTGGCGCCCACTCCCAAAGAATGGCGTTGCCCGTGGAGAAAGGTTGAAAACCGGGAAAAGAACACATAGCGATGGTGGTCGGGTTACGGAGAAGACCCCGGTCTCCGGCCGCGATACACCAACCTCTGGAATGGCGACCGTTTGTGGTAGGTGAAAATATtccatttatttaaattgcatATTGCTTATTGCTGGCGGTGAAGATACCACGACCaccgcagctgcagcagcaacagcaccagccgaTCCTTGCCCTTCGGCGCCCGAGAGGgctaccggcggcagcagcagcagcaccatcaccggaacccattttccaatttacaCCCGAGACTCGTTGTCAGAATTTCTGGCTGGTAACTCATAAATCTTCACGACGTTCCTACGTCGTGCTACGGTGTAGCCATCGCCGTCGTTTGCCGCTGTTCGCAGATCGGTGAGGTCTGCTGGGTGCCTTTTCGACATTGCAAAAATCTAAACAGTTTCATACTAATGAAATTGTACGTCAGGCACTGGGCTCCGATGCGTTTTGGGGACAAAGCGGCACACGGCAATGAGTACAGTGCGGTACGCACTGTGCGTAAcagttgaataaataattgttCAACAAACCGGGATAGCGCCTACAGCGCTGCCCGATACACCAAACGCTACGCGTGAAGCCGAGGCACCACTTCGAGGTGGACACTTCCTGAAGAAAGGCTCCCCAGCCGATTCGAAACCGAAGACCGAATGCAGCTGGTAAATACTGTTTGCACGGAACGTCATACTTCATGTCGAGAGCCATTCGGCTATGCGGCCTCGGGCAAGACGGCCAATGGAAATGGTTGCCATGGGACGTGGTAGGTAGAAGAAACAATTCTTCGTAGTTGGAATGGAGAAATTTCCAGGCTCGCATCTCGAACGCCCGGAAAATCAGGCTCCGGTAAATGGTTACAACATGGAGATCACATTAAAAACGGGGGAGCCCCTCTCGCCCTCGGCTGCCGTTTCACTGGGGCGGGAGCAAAAGTCCCACACCACGGCAGGAAATGATGGCATAAATAACAGGAATATTTCTACTGTCACGGCAACCGAGCGAACGAGTGCAGaccccggccggtgccg
The window above is part of the Anopheles cruzii unplaced genomic scaffold, idAnoCruzAS_RS32_06 scaffold00365_ctg1, whole genome shotgun sequence genome. Proteins encoded here:
- the LOC128276044 gene encoding isoaspartyl peptidase/L-asparaginase-like; translated protein: MVLLVVCGVRWLAVVCGLLLHAQLCFSVDPIVIVHGGAGTVGSDRVPGKLRGVTLAARVGYQVLASNGSVLDAVVQAVRVMEADSYFNAGYGSVLNIDGNVEMDACIMDGSNRATGALSGLQDLLHPIGLARAIMEHSGHNFLIGDGLRAFAIERGFSFLEPPGQLVTQYAQDALDRWKESDRTERLGEGGTVGAVAMDLYGNLAVATSTGGTTGKRVGRVGDTPIVGSGSFADNHMGGVSATGDGDIIMKVCLAYDVLRTAQLTGSPVQLVADTLLDDMSSALGGTAGLVGLDTAGNPIVAHNSVHMSWAYQRGGTIAYGADKDDFNVVPASDEQQVRPHF